The following are encoded in a window of Francisella tularensis subsp. tularensis genomic DNA:
- a CDS encoding peptide MFS transporter codes for MQHIEEKQRTKYFISLFLLQLFERFSFFGFFYILIFFCINKLNLTESYASTFAGSFTALCYVLSSLGGFISDKALGVRRTLIAGGICLLLGYSLLSTSDMLMNFSIYVGLAMIIVGACLFVPMTLNSVSRLYAGDPAKLDSIYAYFNMTNNIGALSGAILIPYLSSADSYGLENRHYGIALGVCACGVLLALGNIFMNKKLFSTIAAPVGKKTLSFQQLVLAIIGIIFFVSVVTGLLYFSSLIIIVLVLAVVMIVGYFINITFQQDKEYRLKMLLLLVFIFYATIFFMTYAQKTTSFFLFNVHHVDLNVLGIKLNSQTVPGLLNTSGILIFSPILAMYFNKMGDRLRSTSKFALCLLFAGICYAFLYFVCVFNDPSSKVSFWWEVVAVGVFFSWAEIMATAVGLSLITQLVPTKVRGFCMGMWFLTWAVGIKLGAYVASLYASKDLEHSKSSLLIGQTKIDSYLGYENLFMWITIVTVAAAFSLLVLKNKINNVIYK; via the coding sequence GTGCAGCATATAGAAGAAAAACAAAGAACAAAATATTTTATTTCATTATTTTTGTTACAATTATTTGAAAGGTTTAGTTTTTTTGGTTTCTTTTATATCTTAATATTCTTCTGTATAAATAAGCTAAATCTTACAGAGTCGTATGCTTCAACTTTTGCAGGTTCTTTTACTGCGCTTTGTTATGTTTTAAGCTCATTAGGGGGCTTTATTTCTGATAAGGCTTTAGGTGTTAGAAGAACCTTAATAGCTGGAGGTATCTGTTTACTATTAGGATATTCATTATTATCAACTAGTGATATGCTAATGAATTTTTCTATTTATGTTGGGTTGGCAATGATTATCGTTGGAGCATGTTTATTTGTGCCTATGACTTTAAACAGTGTGTCTAGATTATATGCAGGAGATCCAGCAAAATTAGACTCTATATATGCTTATTTTAATATGACTAACAATATTGGGGCGTTATCAGGTGCTATTTTGATACCTTATTTAAGTAGTGCGGACTCTTACGGCTTAGAAAATAGACACTATGGAATTGCTTTAGGGGTGTGTGCTTGTGGAGTATTATTAGCTCTTGGTAATATATTTATGAATAAAAAGCTATTTTCGACAATAGCAGCTCCTGTAGGCAAAAAAACACTTAGTTTTCAGCAGTTAGTTTTAGCTATAATAGGTATAATATTTTTTGTATCAGTAGTTACTGGATTACTTTATTTTAGTAGTCTAATTATCATCGTGCTGGTTTTAGCAGTAGTTATGATTGTTGGCTATTTTATAAATATTACTTTTCAGCAAGATAAAGAGTATCGCTTAAAAATGCTACTTTTATTAGTATTTATATTTTACGCAACAATATTCTTTATGACCTATGCTCAAAAGACAACATCATTTTTCTTATTTAATGTTCACCATGTGGATTTGAATGTTTTAGGTATTAAGCTAAATTCGCAAACTGTACCAGGATTATTAAATACTTCAGGGATTTTAATTTTCTCTCCAATTCTTGCTATGTATTTTAACAAGATGGGTGATAGATTAAGATCAACTAGTAAGTTTGCTTTATGTTTATTATTTGCTGGTATATGTTACGCGTTTTTGTACTTTGTTTGTGTATTTAATGATCCTTCTTCAAAAGTTTCATTTTGGTGGGAAGTAGTAGCAGTTGGAGTATTTTTCTCATGGGCTGAGATTATGGCAACAGCTGTTGGTTTATCTTTGATAACCCAACTTGTTCCTACTAAGGTAAGAGGCTTTTGTATGGGGATGTGGTTCTTAACTTGGGCAGTTGGTATTAAGCTAGGAGCATACGTGGCTTCACTTTATGCTAGTAAAGATTTAGAACACTCAAAGAGCTCTTTGCTAATTGGGCAAACTAAAATTGATAGTTATCTGGGTTATGAGAATTTATTTATGTGGATTACTATTGTTACTGTAGCTGCTGCTTTTTCACTTCTAGTCCTAAAAAATAAAATTAATAATGTTATTTATAAATAG
- a CDS encoding DUF3301 domain-containing protein, which produces MSIALYTLISLAGCFFAWRNFMKNKEYAISIAERAAVKYNLDLLDDTVCLRKLNLWFENKRLVFYRVYSFDYNTQSSDDRYRGYIVIRNGKLNDVVVSEFEKADIINESIISEQATNTSSCKSAHNIINFDE; this is translated from the coding sequence ATGTCAATAGCTTTATATACACTGATTTCCTTAGCAGGGTGTTTTTTTGCGTGGCGCAACTTTATGAAAAATAAAGAGTATGCTATAAGTATAGCAGAGCGTGCAGCAGTTAAATACAATTTAGATTTACTTGATGATACTGTTTGTTTACGTAAGCTAAATTTGTGGTTTGAGAATAAAAGGCTAGTTTTTTATCGAGTATATTCATTTGACTATAATACCCAAAGTTCAGATGACAGATATAGAGGTTATATAGTTATCAGAAATGGCAAGCTAAATGATGTTGTTGTTTCAGAGTTTGAAAAAGCTGATATTATCAATGAAAGTATCATATCTGAACAAGCTACTAATACTTCTTCATGTAAGTCAGCACATAATATTATAAATTTTGATGAGTAA
- a CDS encoding glutathione S-transferase family protein: MIHLHQLPKLKGRNYSCSPFCLKLELYLKVTNLNYQNHFNLEFNKSPTGKMPYIETMGKKFADSNLIIEMLDKQNHNNLDEHLNSEQKAISTAFIRLCEDSLYWVGVYSRWADKDNYTWKQEFLESTKLPKAMASIVYPVAKRNILRQLKAAGVTNLTNNEIYSKAERDLQAIADYLGEKEYFFNSKLSLVDLVVFSFLINIADGSCGRRLQNFLVSLKLDNFIKNMQESFELNF; this comes from the coding sequence ATGATTCATTTACACCAATTGCCGAAGTTAAAAGGCAGAAATTATAGCTGTAGTCCTTTTTGCTTAAAACTTGAACTATATTTAAAAGTTACAAATTTAAATTATCAAAATCACTTTAATCTTGAGTTTAACAAGTCACCAACAGGTAAAATGCCCTATATAGAAACCATGGGTAAGAAATTTGCTGATAGTAATCTCATTATCGAAATGTTAGATAAGCAAAATCATAATAATCTGGATGAGCACCTAAATTCTGAGCAAAAAGCTATATCTACAGCATTTATAAGGTTATGTGAGGATAGCTTGTATTGGGTTGGGGTATATAGTCGTTGGGCTGATAAAGATAATTATACATGGAAGCAGGAGTTTCTAGAATCCACTAAATTACCAAAGGCTATGGCGAGTATAGTTTATCCTGTTGCTAAGAGAAATATTCTACGTCAACTAAAGGCTGCTGGTGTTACAAACCTAACTAATAATGAAATTTATTCAAAAGCTGAGCGTGATTTACAGGCTATAGCAGATTATTTGGGTGAAAAAGAGTATTTCTTCAATTCTAAACTATCATTAGTAGACTTGGTAGTGTTTAGCTTTCTAATTAATATTGCTGACGGCAGTTGTGGACGAAGATTGCAGAACTTTTTGGTTAGTCTTAAACTTGATAATTTTATTAAAAATATGCAAGAATCATTTGAGCTTAATTTTTAA
- a CDS encoding DUF475 domain-containing protein: MKILKYFYGSFFVTLIGIVIAVFIYPNAPLETIYSVLILAILEISLSFDNAVINAKILGQMSPRWQKIFIYIGLPIAVFGMRLLFPILLVSVTSGINFMNVVTLALDNPQQYQAILEHSMPYICSFGGSFLLMVFLNFFLSENKGHHWIPLIENNIITKKIRNYDGGYILLAVIIGVITIYYSDPNYQGSLAIAFLLGIVVHESIGLLNSLFDTAKVSTTDVARNGLIGFIYLEIIDASFSFDGVIGAFAITANIIIIMIGLGIGAMFVRSLTILFVEKKTLAKYIYLEHGAHYAIGFLAAVLLLKIFMHIPEWFSGSIGILVLTLAFIHSVISHKKLHN; this comes from the coding sequence TTGAAAATTTTAAAATACTTTTATGGATCGTTCTTCGTCACCCTAATTGGTATAGTTATTGCGGTTTTTATTTATCCAAATGCTCCACTAGAAACAATATACTCGGTTTTAATATTAGCAATACTTGAAATATCACTTAGTTTTGATAATGCTGTAATCAACGCAAAAATTCTTGGGCAAATGTCTCCAAGGTGGCAAAAGATTTTTATATACATAGGTCTACCTATAGCGGTATTTGGAATGCGATTACTATTCCCAATTTTATTAGTAAGTGTGACAAGTGGTATCAATTTTATGAATGTAGTCACTCTTGCTTTAGATAACCCGCAACAATACCAAGCAATATTAGAGCACTCTATGCCGTATATTTGTAGCTTTGGCGGTAGTTTCTTACTTATGGTATTCTTAAACTTCTTTCTAAGTGAAAATAAAGGACATCATTGGATACCTCTTATTGAAAACAATATTATTACAAAAAAAATTCGTAACTATGATGGTGGCTATATCCTTTTGGCAGTTATCATTGGAGTTATCACAATCTACTATAGTGATCCAAACTATCAAGGTAGTTTAGCTATTGCTTTTCTCTTGGGTATAGTAGTTCATGAGAGTATTGGACTACTTAACTCATTATTTGACACTGCTAAAGTTAGTACTACAGATGTTGCTCGTAATGGTTTAATTGGCTTTATTTACTTAGAGATAATAGACGCCTCATTTAGTTTTGATGGTGTTATTGGTGCATTTGCGATCACTGCAAATATTATTATCATTATGATTGGTCTAGGTATTGGTGCGATGTTTGTGCGATCTTTGACTATACTATTTGTCGAAAAGAAAACTCTTGCAAAATATATCTATCTAGAACATGGAGCACATTATGCAATTGGCTTCCTTGCAGCAGTATTACTACTAAAAATATTTATGCATATCCCAGAGTGGTTTAGTGGTTCAATTGGTATACTAGTACTTACGCTAGCATTTATTCATTCTGTTATATCTCATAAAAAATTACATAATTAG
- the alr gene encoding alanine racemase: MNILKISKQTLRNNIKIIREYIGNAKMCFPVKANAYGHGIEDIVENTHDLVDFFAVANSLEAFRVTAVAKNPVLVFGVIYYEYIEKMISENIRVSIQDYEDIEKLEQIAKELDKKVYAHININTGINRMGVDYNDACRTIQRAYESDWLILEGVYSHLACADNRDHPTNIKQKNRFDSIVKFTKGLSQDIICHLSNSYGFLGQKGICYDMVRPGILSYGFLPEFYVDRVIREIKPIARLLSKVVKIITLQEGEGVGYSLIYRGFEGEQLAVIPIGYGDGFPRELGDRGFVNINDVMYPMAGRMSMDSLTVSLGINEYDVKVGDTVELISAIPRNRNSAFSIAKQTNTIEYDIMSTLNDRIIRKII; encoded by the coding sequence ATGAATATTCTAAAGATTAGTAAACAAACTTTAAGGAATAATATTAAAATTATTCGAGAGTATATTGGCAACGCTAAGATGTGTTTTCCTGTCAAGGCAAATGCTTATGGGCATGGTATAGAAGACATAGTAGAAAATACACATGATTTAGTCGATTTCTTTGCTGTTGCTAACTCTCTAGAGGCTTTTAGAGTAACAGCTGTTGCTAAAAATCCAGTGCTAGTATTTGGAGTAATATACTATGAATATATTGAAAAAATGATTTCAGAAAATATCAGAGTTAGCATTCAAGACTATGAAGATATTGAAAAGTTAGAGCAAATAGCCAAAGAGCTTGATAAAAAAGTATATGCCCATATTAATATAAACACAGGTATAAATCGCATGGGCGTAGATTATAATGATGCCTGTAGAACTATACAGCGAGCTTATGAATCTGATTGGCTAATTTTAGAAGGAGTATATAGTCATCTAGCATGTGCTGATAATAGAGATCATCCTACAAATATCAAACAAAAAAATAGATTTGATAGTATTGTCAAATTTACTAAAGGATTATCTCAAGATATTATTTGTCATTTGTCTAATTCTTATGGTTTCTTGGGTCAAAAAGGAATCTGTTATGATATGGTAAGACCTGGTATTTTAAGTTATGGTTTTTTACCAGAGTTTTACGTTGATAGAGTTATAAGAGAAATAAAGCCTATCGCAAGATTACTATCAAAAGTGGTTAAGATAATTACCTTGCAAGAGGGCGAAGGCGTTGGTTATTCATTGATATATAGAGGCTTTGAAGGTGAGCAATTAGCTGTGATTCCTATTGGTTATGGCGATGGTTTTCCTCGTGAGTTAGGTGATAGAGGGTTCGTTAATATTAATGATGTCATGTATCCTATGGCTGGTAGAATGAGTATGGATAGTCTGACAGTATCGTTAGGAATTAATGAATACGATGTCAAAGTAGGCGATACAGTAGAGCTAATATCAGCTATTCCACGCAATCGAAATAGTGCATTTTCAATAGCAAAACAAACAAATACTATCGAATATGATATTATGAGCACATTAAATGATCGTATTATAAGAAAGATCATATAA